The genomic window CCGGGTTGCCGTTTTGATCGAAAACAACCAAGGAATGGTTGAGGTAGTAAGAGGAACCGTCATTGGGGCCCTGGCCGACAGCCGAGATGGAGAACAGGCCCCCGGCCGCGGTGCCGGAGAACTGGAACCCATCGATGTTGGCGGTGGCGGAGGAGAAGCGGTTGTCCAGGAAGCCCTGCTGCTGCAGCTCAACCAGGGAGGGAGCATAGTTGCCGTTGTTCCCGATCTTGGAGGAGTAGGCCACCTGGGCGGAGCCGATGTTGCGCAGCATCGCGATGGTCGCGGTGTGCTGGGCGGCCTTCTTGGATTCCAAGAGGCTGGGCACCGCGA from Acidobacteriota bacterium includes these protein-coding regions:
- a CDS encoding prepilin-type N-terminal cleavage/methylation domain-containing protein, with the translated sequence MNKKGFSLIELLIVIVIIGIIAIIAVPSLLESKKAAQHTATIAMLRNIGSAQVAYSSKIGNNGNYAPSLVELQQQGFLDNRFSSATANIDGFQFSGTAAGGLFSISAVGQGPNDGSSYYLNHSLVVFDQNGNPVNAN